The nucleotide sequence GCAGGCGGGCGCCGAGCGCGGGGCTGCGCGCGGCGATGGCGTCGATGCCGACCCCGCGGGCGTACCGGGTGGCGGCCGCGCAGCCGAGCACGGTCGCGTACGGGAACTCCCACTCCTCGAAGCGCGCCGCGGTGTCCACCGGCTCGTACTGCTCCGGCGCGGTCCAGCGGGCGCCGTGCATGTCGATGAACAGCGGCTCGTACTCCCCGCTCAGCACCCGGTCGGAGACGTAGAGGAAGCCGGAGCCGCGCGGGCCGCGCAGGAACTTGCGGCACGTGGCCGCCAGGAAGTCCGCGCCGATCTCGGCCACGTCCAGCGGCAGCTGGCCGACGGACTGGCAGGCGTCCACGATGTACAGCAGGTCGAGCTCGCGGCAGTGCCGGCCGATCTCGGCGATCGGCTGTACCAGCCCGGAGTTGGTGGGCACGTGGGTGGCGGCGACGAGCCGCGGGCGGTGCCGCCGCATCAGGCCGGCCATCGCCGCCACGTCGACGCCGCCGCCGGGCAGGTCCGGTGCGTGCACGACGCGCACGCCGAAGCGCTTGCGCAGCGACAGGAACGCGATCTGGTTGGAGATGAAGTCGTCGCGGGTGGTGAGGATGACGTCGCCGGGCTCGAACGGGATCGACGACAGCGCGGTCGCGTACGCGTGGGTGCTGCTGCCGGCGAAGGCGATGTTGTCCGGTGAGGTGTTGATGAGCGCGGCGAGCTGCTGGTAGAACTCGCGGACCGAGGCCGCCCGCGCCGCCGACGCCTCGTAGCCGCCGATGCTCGCCTCCAGCGTCAGGTGGTCGACCATCGTGTCGAGCACCGGCCGGGCGAGCAGGCCGCAGCCGGAGTTGTTGAAATGGATGACCTGGTCCGCGCCGGGTGTGTCGGCCCGCAGGGCGTCGATGTCGAGCGGTAGCGGTGCATCGCCGAGCGCGATAGCGCTATCCTGTGGTCTCATGTCAGAGAGTAGCACTTCTCAGGCGCTGGTCACGAGCCTGCGTGACCTGCTCACCGGCATGGCTCCCGGCGACCGCCTGCCGAGCAGCCGCGAGCTGGTCGAGCGCTACCGGGTCAGCCCGGTGACCGTTTCC is from Phytohabitans houttuyneae and encodes:
- a CDS encoding aminotransferase class V-fold PLP-dependent enzyme; the encoded protein is MRPQDSAIALGDAPLPLDIDALRADTPGADQVIHFNNSGCGLLARPVLDTMVDHLTLEASIGGYEASAARAASVREFYQQLAALINTSPDNIAFAGSSTHAYATALSSIPFEPGDVILTTRDDFISNQIAFLSLRKRFGVRVVHAPDLPGGGVDVAAMAGLMRRHRPRLVAATHVPTNSGLVQPIAEIGRHCRELDLLYIVDACQSVGQLPLDVAEIGADFLAATCRKFLRGPRGSGFLYVSDRVLSGEYEPLFIDMHGARWTAPEQYEPVDTAARFEEWEFPYATVLGCAAATRYARGVGIDAIAARSPALGARLRDGLAAIPGVRVLDRGPQLCAVVTFAIDNWLPQPFKAAMDARRVNSALSFREFAQFDFGDKDVDWALRLSPHYYNTESEVDTVVAAVGELSRFHPAAR